The sequence CGGACGAATCCTTTCGCATCAAAGAAGACATTCATAATTTAAAATTGTCCTCTGAACTTTCTGAAGAGATCATCAAACTCATCAAAAAAAGAAAGAGTATCATTCGTAACACTCCGTCCATTTGGCCAACAAAAGGTTATGTATTATTTCCTTTTGGAAAATACATTTCTCCAGTCACTGGAAAAGAAGAAATCAATAGAGGACTAGACATTGGATCTTTTCCTGGAGCGGAAGTCATTGCAACGGCTCCGGGAATTGTTTTTGATACTGGTTATTCACCAGCTACTGGATATTATGTAAAATTATCTCACCGATTTGGTTGGAAAACAATCTACTCCAACCTCGACAGAATTCGTGTTAAGAAAAATGAAAAACTCTCCAAGGGTGACATCTTAGGTTATGTTGGAAAATCACCAGAAAATCCGATTTACCATCTTCATTATGAAGTACATGTTGGTACCCAAGCGTTGAATCCGTTTTCGTTTCTCAACCAAATTCAAGAATAATGTCCAATCCATCTACAGAAGAAGAATTTTTAGTTAATAGCATCATTGGGGAAGGGGCCGAGTTCGTAGGCGAATTCAAGTTCCCTGGCCTCATTCGTATCGATGGAAAATTTCGTGGAGTCCTCGAAACTACCGGAAAGGTACTTATAGGAAAATCCGGAATCGTCGATACAGATATCAAAGCACGAGTGGTAGTTGCCGGTGGAGAAATTCGCGGGAACATCTATGCAACAGAACGAGTTACATTACTTTCTAGCTGTCGATTGGAAGGAGACATTGTCACTCCTCGACTAATCGTTGAAGAAGGTGTAGTCTTTCACGGAAAATGCACGATTAATCCCACTCGTCATTAGGCGGGTTTATGATCATCCAAAACAACAATCCTAAGTCGATATTCACAGCGACAAAAAAAGGATCCAAAGATAAACTTTCTGGTTCGTTTGCACCAGTGGATGAATCCAAACAAAGTTTTTTAGAAATTTTAGAATCCATAGTTCCGGCAGGAAAAGAAGAAACCAGAGAACTAAACGAACTTTGGAAAGATTTGCCTGATTTGGAAAAGGAACTCATCAAAGATCCCAATCATAAAAACCTCGAATGCTACAAAAAACATATCAAACAAATTGCCGAACTCATTCTCAAAAAAAATTACAAAGTCATGCAAGCCCCACAGCGCGGCCGAAATGACCAAAAAGACGTACGTTATGTAAAGGTTGTGGATGAAAAACTGGATCTTTTGGCCAAAACAATGTTTTCGCCCAACAACAGCGCGTTCGTGATTTTGAAACAATTAGATGAAATTAGGGGTCTACTTATTGATCTAAAAGGATAATTCTTTGCAAACACCTGACCGACCTAAGTCAAAAAATCTCCGCGTCCTCTCTAAAACTTTTTCTTATTTAAAACCATACAGATTCCAAATGACCCTTTCCTCCTTGGCTCTCCTTTTTACAGCCGGAGTGACTTTGGGACTCGGCCAAGGATTACGTCATTTAGTCGATGCGGGATTTTCAGCTAGATCCAAACAAGAATTAGGTTACTCGCTTGCCTTTATCATTTTAGTGGGAATCTTCCTTGCGATTGGAACTTACATTCGTCATTATGCAGTTTCTTGGATTGGAGAACGTGTGGCCTCAGACATTCGTCGAGATGTGTTCAAACATATCATCTTC comes from Leptospira harrisiae and encodes:
- a CDS encoding bactofilin family protein; the encoded protein is MSNPSTEEEFLVNSIIGEGAEFVGEFKFPGLIRIDGKFRGVLETTGKVLIGKSGIVDTDIKARVVVAGGEIRGNIYATERVTLLSSCRLEGDIVTPRLIVEEGVVFHGKCTINPTRH
- a CDS encoding YaaR family protein codes for the protein MIIQNNNPKSIFTATKKGSKDKLSGSFAPVDESKQSFLEILESIVPAGKEETRELNELWKDLPDLEKELIKDPNHKNLECYKKHIKQIAELILKKNYKVMQAPQRGRNDQKDVRYVKVVDEKLDLLAKTMFSPNNSAFVILKQLDEIRGLLIDLKG
- a CDS encoding M23 family metallopeptidase → MEAKQRLHLIFYRLRYKVQEWKLKLSQRYEDLDKKGRERLTIMVIPHTDRKTINFVISYKAISIFIGIMVVLLVISAVNVLSHSGSIHQLTELNLTNKDFIRQSSKMKEEVNSLHETIQYYYERISNLYIKLGGDPSRVSKGMGGQAGQFLALQGTPQSDITDESFRIKEDIHNLKLSSELSEEIIKLIKKRKSIIRNTPSIWPTKGYVLFPFGKYISPVTGKEEINRGLDIGSFPGAEVIATAPGIVFDTGYSPATGYYVKLSHRFGWKTIYSNLDRIRVKKNEKLSKGDILGYVGKSPENPIYHLHYEVHVGTQALNPFSFLNQIQE